In Papaver somniferum cultivar HN1 chromosome 9, ASM357369v1, whole genome shotgun sequence, the genomic stretch ggtttctcttatttcatcaagagtacctaCTATGTTCATGTCGTCGACATAGACATCTATAATTGCAAATCCGGAACTTGTTTTCTTTATAAACACGCAGGGGCACAATTCATTATTTGTATATCCCTTtccaatcaaataatcacttagacgggtataccacatccgttcGGATTGCTTTAATCCGTAAATTGGGCGTTTCAACTGTATTGCaaacgcactccgtggtttagagttacttgatttgggTAATGGAAGTCCATCTGGAACTTTCATGAATATCTATGTATCAAGATCCCCATAGAGATATGCGGTAACCACATCCATaagttgcatttcaagtccttctgaaaCAACTAAGCTGACTAAGTAACGGAACGTGATGACGTCCATTACAGGAGAGTACGTTTCTTTGTAATCAATCCCAGGgcgttgtgagaaaccttgcgccacaaggAGAGCCTTATATCTTATGAATTCGTTCTTCTCATTTCACTTTCTGacaaatacccatttatgtcctACAGGCTTTACACCTGGTGGGGTTAGCACTACAGCACCAAATACCTATCTTTTTGCTAGTGAATTTAATTCAGCACGGATTGCATCTCTCCATTGAGGCCAATCTGCTCTCTTTTGGCATTCTGCAATAGAGCGTGGTTCGATATCATCGTGCTATATAATCTCTCGAGCAACAATATATGCGAATATATCATCAATATGCGTGGAGGATCTTTCCATCAACACGTATGAACTTTCACAATCCATAGAGATTTCTTTGTTATCTGGAATCAATTCAAACTTTGGGGCGTCCCCCAGTaatgattcatggacataactgTAATCAGAGACAACCTCATGAGATGGATTATCTGTATTGATGATATATGGATCATTTTGTGCCTTACTCGCCCTTTTCTTCCTTGGCTGAGTatcgatcgaaccaagtggtctccccCTCTTCCTTTTGGGGGCCACAACCTCAGCTACACTTCCACCGAGTGCAACCTTGCTACATATATTTATGGTACCTTTTCCCTTATCGggaatttctaaccttgcaggcacgTTTGCAGCTAGTatatgtgatctcatcactttagcgatatcagtaaatgcatcaggcattgaATTTGCCACATTATGAAGATCGATAATTCTTTTCACTTCACTTTCACATTGTGGAATGCGGGGATCAAAATGAGACaatgtgggaacacaccacgacaattcctgtcgttccctttggaagtccttttccatacctccccctaacgacgggaaggttgtctcatcaaagtgacaatccgcaaatctagcggtaaagagatcgcctgtcaaaggttctaagtagcggataattgttggggattcatatccaacataaataccTACTTGTCTTTGTGGACCCATCTTAGTACGTTGTGGGGGCGTAATAGGCACGTATACGgcacaaccaaaaatgcgtaaatgtgaaatatcaggctcatatccagttaccaactggtacgcagaaaatggtTGGACAGCAGTGGGTATAAAGCGAATAAGTAATGCTGCATGCAATATGGCGTATCCCCAGGCAGTAATAGGCAGGTTGGAACTCATAACCAATGCCCTAGctatcatctgtaaccttttgatggtGGCTTCTGCGAGACCATTTTGAGTGTGCACATGGGGTACAGGATGCTCTACGTCAATTCCATTAGACATACAgaaatcatcaaatcctttagatgtaaattctccagcattatcaagtctgatagacttgattgtATGATTAGGGTGGTGGGCCCTTAGTCGTATAATTTGTGCTAGGAGCTTTACAAATGCAGCATTTCTTGTGGACAATAACGCAACATGTGACCAACGGGTCGAAGCATCAaccagaaccataaaatacctgaatggtccgcattctggatgtttaggtccacaaatatcaccttgtattctttgtaaaaatggaatattttgtttggtatctttagcaaaggatggtctcgatcctgtcttTGCTAAAGAACAAGCTTTACAGAATGAGTGATGTGCCTTCGATAAGGACAACGAAGAATAATGAGACTGGCGGTGCTCTTCAATAACATTGGAAGACGAAGGTTGCGCTTCTCTTACTTTAGAAGGCATAAAATTTGCATCATTTACTTTAGAATGCACATTGTTACTCTGCATTGTAACAATCTTTTGtcccattttctttttcattcgaAAGAAAGGATGTCCGTGTGAGTTCTTCAAAATACGGATCATCATATCACGACCTGGGTGTCGTAGTCGATCGTGCCAAAGCTTATATAAGTCACTGGACAACAGTTCATCGTTGGTAACAACATGGGATTCAATAATCCTAATAGTGGTGATGTACAatccactagattgactcattagtttctctaagatacGCTTCCTTCTGCATTCACTAGAGGTTACGTATATGTAATCAATTCCATTTTCACAATGAGTTTCCAAGTGATAACCATTTGCACGGATATCCTTGAAACTCAACAAAGTGCGGTTAgctcttggtgcatatagagcTTCTGTGACTTTAATCATTGTGCCGTTTGACAACAAAAATTGAGCAGTACCTCGCCCAATGATTACttgtgatgatccaatcatcgtggTCACATATGTATTATAAGGAGTAAAATCAACAAATAATTGTCTATTTCGTAGGATAGTGTGGGTGGTAGCACTATCAGCTAGACATTCAATTTCTCCTTGAGACATTCCTACAAGTACATTAGGCAGGAAGGTTATAAAGGGAACAGTTTATCTCATTTTCTTTAGAGAAACCTGTTCTACTAGAATGGCATCCTTACCATTCTAATATACATGCTAAACAATATACAAATTATCATAAACTAAGTAAAATTCTATATAACATGATAGAAAACAAGTACTCATAGATAATCCATACGTATAACATAAAGATGCTAAGAACATGTTTAGCAACAACACCACCTACTCAAACCATTAAACAAACGGTAGACTAAGAAAACATAAATTACTTCAAAGCAAATAACAACCTATTAAAACAACATAGTCTAGCAAGCCATGAAACAAGAAACTAAAGGTTTAGGCCCATGAAAAGTCAGGTACATCCATTGTTGGGGCAAAGTCCTCGTTTCCCCGGAAATCTGAGATTGTGAGGTTAGCATCAGGGGTAACAATATCTTCTTCTGTGTAGTTAGCCTCCTGTTTGATAGCTTCCCGGTACTTTTTGTAGCTCATAGCTACATTGGCGCTAGCCTTGCAATGCTTGTGCCAATGTCCGGTGAATCCACACTTAAAACAAGGCGCACTTCCATCTGCAGCCTTTTTAGCGGCGGGATTCATAGGGATTTTCTCGAACTTAGGATCGCTACCACTATGTCCAGAAGTTCCTTCTCTATGCCAAACATTAGAATGACCATTTCGCCCTCGACCTCGATTATGTCCCTTACGTCCTCTTCCACGAGAGGTGTTATCTCCACGTGGATATGGATCTGAATCAGAATGTCGAGCCCTTTTTCCTTTGGGGCCCTTCCCTTTGTTGACCTTTCCATGATTGGCTTCGGGAACTTTCTTTTTCCCGACAGCTCTGGCATTGTTGTTGACAAGAATCTCATTGTGCCTTTCGGCCACTTGCAGTAAGTTTATCAACCTACTGAATGTGGTGATTCTTTTGTTATCTACCTCTAAACGATACTGGTTTTCTAGTATCATGAAAGAGGTAGGAAAGGTCGATAGGGTTTTCTGAATCATTTCCTCATCAGTAAGTTTCTTTCCACAAAAGTTCATACGTGCCTGAATTTGCAGCATGTCTTTTTGGAAATCATTCACTTTTACATAATCGAGAAACTGGATTTCATTCCACAAGACGTTCAATTGTGGTATTAAGGAATCGTGAATGTTACCAAACCGGCTATCGAGAGCATCCCATAGCTCTTTTGGTGTCTTTAAGTGATGATAAACCCATCGCAGGTTAGGATCGATATGCCTCTGGAGGAACATGAGAgcattagctttgtctttctcagTTGTCGGAGCAGCGTCGGCAGATGGCTTGATAGTGGAGGTGAAATCCTTTGCAACGAAGGTAGTTTCCACATCAGCGACCCAACGGTGGTACTCAAGTCCTGCTGAGTCCAAAAGTTCGAATTCCGATCGAATTAGGTCCATATACATAAACAAAGTAAAGGACATTAATATGATGCTCAAATCCTTTTGAGTCCATAAATATGACAAATTTCGATACCATTTCTTAtgaccaaatttctttatggccATATATAAACCAAGTTTCTTTATGGTTATATAGGTAATGCGGATATGTCATAGTCCAATTTATGGTCATAACCCGTCAACATAAAAATGACCCATCAACCAAATTTCTTTATAGTTAACAAAACGATCAACCGAAAATGGGggtgttttataaaaaaaaaatagattacaAGCATATATAATATGCACATATTTCATAAAGATTCAAGTTCTTATCCATTTGCAAGTATATGACAATCAAAAAGATATACAAACAATAAgtgtgaaaaataaaataaatatatatagtaGTATATGATTTTAGTTGCAATCAGGATAATAtcatgatttgaaaaatataaaataatcatGGTATAAACTTTGTATGAATATTTAATAATAATCATGGTGTACAAATAAACATGCATATATACCCATATTAAATATCTAGTGTTAAAAATTTGTAGTACACTACTTTTTCTAAAAGGGTCTTCTTATCTAGTGTTAAAAAGTAGTGCAAATTAAATCTTAatattatctctttttttttcataaaaaaaaattccaacatACATGCATCATGTTTTTCAAAAGGTAAAGACAATATATTATAATATGGGTACATCTTTATATGGTATAAATTCAAAGCAAATCAGGGATACTTTTATTTATCACATGAATAAATTAATTATGGTAAAAAGTATAAACATTCATTACTTAAGGCAAATAATCAAATATGTTTCTTTTAAGAGGACAAGCATGCATGCATATAAAAGAAATACgtttttctctcctttttttttcaaaCAAGGACACATATTTAAAAACCCTATTTAAAATCTCTAAATAAAGAATAAAGTCTCTAAATAAAGAAGGGAGATATAAACATGCATTTAAATCAAAATAAGAAGGAGATGCatgcaaaataaaaataattactatTACGAGTATTTCATTTTAAGAAAAGTATAGAAAGAAAGCTTGAGGAGTACCTTCTTTTTGAAATTCCTTCTTGATATTAATGGTAGAACCAACAACTTTTGTTTGTGAAGGATTAATGCTCAAgtggaaacaaagaacaaagtgTTGATAACGTATTTAAGTTTGTTGCATGGGGGAGACAAAAGAGTAAAACATAAAGGAGTCAAAAGAGGAAGAAAATTAAATATCTTTCTCATTCATTGTGCTTCTCATTAAATACATGTAGGAAAGGAAGAGAGGGTAGCTATTCCCATTACATGTGTAATAATCAGAAGAGAAAAGACAATAGGTGTTAAGCATGAAGGGGGGGCATGTGCATGCACTACGACACATGTAGGTATTGGTCAGACACATGTTACTACAAAATTACTTTATTCCCTAAATTCAAttttaacaaaaaataaataatttgattAATCGAGATATGATGATTAGCGAATTAATAATTGATTAAAAGAACTGATGAGATACCTGGTTACCTTGTATTGTTTTAAAGGAATAGTAATTCCttgattctttttgtttttcttcccccttttattttttgatcagataaaaaaaacagaaagtaaaaaaataaataaaaatgcatCGGTTGCAAGGAGTAAATAGGAAACGTGTTTCTTTACCTTGGTAGATTTTAGAAAACAAAATTCTTTTGCTACCCCTTTTAATAGTTCAATTTTACCAGAAATACCAACAAACTGATTAACATGGGGTATATTTGATCAAGAATTTAATGGATAAGTATGGATTCTTATTTTACATGAATTATTCGGATTTATAAGGTTTCATTATACATCCATGAACTAATGGTAGACTATCATGGATTAAAATAGAATTTTTAGAGATTTGTATGGAATAATATATAAAGTTTAAAATCAGTTGTCTATATAAAACGCGATTAGCGTTTAATATAATGTCTGATTGGAAATTATTATCATGGTCTTCTAATGGATTGTGTTTTTAGCTTGCACATAGTTGAAGATGAATACGCGGGTACTTCTTTGATTGACATTTATTACAAAAATGAGAAAATTAAAAAAGCAaaatttgttttgatgatttactATGGAAAACTAATATAACTTGAACTACTATAATAGTATATAATTATGGCGTAGTGACGAAGTGGTAAGACTAGCGATAATTGGGTATTAATTGATTTTCCTATTCACCAAAATCAGATTCAATTGATCTTGGCTCTCATATGGATAGTTGATTAAGATTAATAAAGATTTTGATAAGAAATTGTTGAATGGAGGTGAGGGCATAAACTTCTCTTCCCACTCTTCTATTCAATTGTGTTGGATAGGTTACTTGGTTACTTGGTTCATTATCCATTTCTTTATATACTAGGTTTAGATAAGATCTAATATTTAGAGACATGTGGTTACACTATTTTAGGTCTAAAATATAAACTTCACATGAACTAACACACTAGTTTAAGTGCAAACTGTAAATTTCACATTAACTAATTTGATTACGTAGGGACAGTACTTCGTTTTGAAATAGTGTGCTACTAATAATATTTTCTCCAACCATCACAATACATTGGGGGTAAAGATTTTTCTGCTTTACAAAATTTACATTCTTTTACTTTCATAGTAATTCTGGAAATTTCCACAATGTttttcttttaacattttgattaACTAAATTGAAAACGCAACTTCTTTTATGCATCCAAACGCGGTCCCAGAATAATCAGAGTTAATCTCTCGGTCACCGTCTCAAAGTCAGCTTATGTTAAGTTGCAGTGTCGCACTCATTGGTATATCCACGCGTGCGTTTCCAAGTCTAAGCCCCACTAATGACCTCTCAAAGAGACGTTGAATTCCAATCCGGCTCTATGATAGAGTTAGAGCAACAACTTTGGGTCATAAATACCTATTCCAGAGCCACCATATATACAGGTAGCATGTGCCGTTTAATTATTTTCCATGCCTCGCACGAGTTTTCGTAATTAAGTAGTAATCATGGCATGTATGGTTGCCACGTCTTAAACCGTATATGTATGTAATATGCTACCTACCTATAGTGTCACCTGAGGTCTGTGGGAGGTTCCGGAAAGGTCAACTAAATCATTCCCACGCCAGAATCATTCCTAGCACTTTCCACATTGGCATGTTGCAGGTGATGTGGTTATATTCCTTTAGAGGTGGCAGTGGCACAGGGTCTATAGGAGGTTTGAATGAAAAGGGCAGATTGCCAAACCTTTATTGGAAAGTGTGACCTTCTTTTGAGCTTTGCAAGTGGCTGAAGCAGCTGTGATTTGCTCATTTTAGAATGACTGACATGAATAAACattaaaaagaaaaggaagaatcATCCTTAATGGtaatcaatcaatgtaaatataACGGCCAAAAAAGACCGATTTGATATCACCCTTTAATTCAAATTAGCAGAAGCAATGTCACTTTAAATTATATCGATCAAAGCATTCATAAACTTTCGATCGTACGTTAGTGACGTTTGTACAATTTATAGTAACCGTGCGACAATTTTGTTTGTGACGTAAAACATCTAAGTGTAGGTGCAATAGCAAACTTCTGGTCTATCACATCACCAATATTTTAGATATTGGTTGTTAGCCTAACACCAAGGCCGCTAATGGGTACCAATCCAAAGGCAATTGTTTTTTTTGTCATGTATGTAAATTGGTACATCCCAAGCAAAATGGTACCCCGTTAGCAACATTGGTCTAACACCTTGTTGGTTTTCTTCTAACTCAATCTGTATCTGACTTACCTGGATTTAATTAAAATCACCTAAATTATATGGATTTGACAATATATTTGTTTTTTGAGTCGGATCTGACTCATCGGATTCAAAAATATGAGTCAGTAGTTTGTTTCCATGAGTCAAATGTATTTTATTATCTGACTCAAACGAATCCGAGTTAGAGATTAAGTCTGACTCCGATCCCAAATCAGATCTGaatcaaaaaaagaaataaaCGATCTGACATTTAACTCTCACCGAGTCAGATCCAGACGTCGAATCAACAAAATACACAAGTTTTGGAAATCTTAGTCTATTTTCTTTGAGTTAGTATCGTCTTTTGAATTCTAGTGATTTAAGAAGTCTCGGTGTCCCACTACAAGGTAAGCCTATATATACAGGTTCTTAAGTGTCCCTAAATAGTATGTTCGGATAGCACATCAGAAATAGCTTTTCGATTTTTACAAGTCGAAAAGTCAGAAGTCAATTTGACTATCAAATTTCAAAACAACTTCTAAAAATCGAAAGGTTaactttttatgaaacaaaataattttgtttttgaCTTCTTCTTCTGACTTTGACTTCTGGAAAAGCAGAAATCAGAAACAAATTTGTATCCCGACGCGCTATAAGACATCTTATTTTTTTTGCTAAACCAAGTATTCTGAATTTATATTCCGTTTTTTCCTATCTTCTTATTTTGCAACTGATTTTCTCTCCTCGTCATATTTCAAGCTCTCTATTGTCGTTCTTATTTCGCATCTCGTTTTTGCTTCGCTTCTCTGCAAACTCCCGTTTTTGCTCTTCCATTTCATTATTTTTACCCAACCAGGTAACCACACGCCACATACCATAGGCAAACTTGGTTTTGACATGAAAGACAAAAATTAAGATCTTGAAAATCCTAAACCCCGCCCCATGACAATTAGGGA encodes the following:
- the LOC113311746 gene encoding uncharacterized protein LOC113311746, producing MDLIRSEFELLDSAGLEYHRWVADVETTFVAKDFTSTIKPSADAAPTTEKDKANALMFLQRHIDPNLRWVYHHLKTPKELWDALDSRFGNIHDSLIPQLNVLWNEIQFLDYVKVNDFQKDMLQIQARMNFCGKKLTDEEMIQKTLSTFPTSFMILENQYRLEVDNKRITTFSRLINLLQVAERHNEILVNNNARAVGKKKVPEANHGKVNKGKGPKGKRARHSDSDPYPRGDNTSRGRGRKGHNRGRGRNGHSNVWHREGTSGHSGSDPKFEKIPMNPAAKKAADGSAPCFKCGFTGHWHKHCKASANVAMSYKKYREAIKQEANYTEEDIVTPDANLTISDFRGNEDFAPTMDVPDFSWA